The Benincasa hispida cultivar B227 chromosome 9, ASM972705v1, whole genome shotgun sequence genome has a segment encoding these proteins:
- the LOC120085647 gene encoding sterol 3-beta-glucosyltransferase UGT80A2-like isoform X9 encodes MASRRDINGGFGPQYDHQTTPPGVPGRTFSKANSLHVEISSDTLESTSFQHRLQRSKTERLRHETIFTADAAQILDNKIPIDQKFKLLHRVTTVKDDGTVEFEVQGDIESQSINVESEEIFSNVHDEHLDTSDFQYIRPMQIVILIVGTRGDVQPFIPIGKRLQDYGHRVRLATHPNFKEFVLMAGLEFYPLGGDPKQLAASCKDPDMDSGIPFEADAIIANRTAYGQLVNFHIHYPESSNKQGIGKKKLKIRPVTYLSGSQSSESDVPHVYLWSPYLVPKPKDWGPKIDVVGYCFFDLASNFEPPESLVKWLEAGDKPIYIGFGSLPVQEPEKMTQIIIQALETTKQRGIINEGWGGLGKSAEQKDFIYLLDDCPHDWLLPKCKAVVHHGGAGTTAAGLKAACPTTVVPFFGDQPFWGERVHARGVGPPPIPVDEFSLPRLVNAINYMLDPKVKQQAVELGKALENEDGVEGAVRAFFRQLSSRKIEPEPEPQKSSLLFIRRCFGCS; translated from the exons gtgTTCCAGGTCGAACATTTTCAAAAGCTAATAGTCTCCATGTGGAGATATCGTCAGACACCTTGGAATCAACCTCATTTCAGCACCGACTTCAAAGATCAAAAACTGAGAGGCTGAGACATGAAACCATATTTACTGCAGATGCAGCTCAAATATTAGATAATAAAATTCCCATTGATCAGAAG TTTAAATTGTTGCACAGAGTAACTACTGTGAAAGATGATGGGACTGTTGAGTTTGAAGTTCAGGGAGACATTGAATCTCAATCTATTAATGTTGAATCTGAAGAAATTTTCAGTAACGTTCATGATGAACACCTTGATACATCTGACTTTCAGTACATAAGGCCCATGCAAATAGTAATACTTATTGTCGGAACCCGTGGAGATGTGCAACCATTCATTCCAATTGGCAAGCGTTTGCAG GACTATGGTCATCGTGTTAGATTAGCTACTCATCCAAATTTCAAGGAATTTGTCTTGATGGCTGGGTTGGAATTTTATCCTTTAGGAGGAGATCCTAAACAGCTTGCAGCTT CTTGCAAAGATCCTGATATGGATTCTGGTATTCCCTTTGAAGCAGATGCAATCATTGCCAACCGCACGGCATATG GCCAACTAGTGAATTTCCACATCCATTATCCCGAGTCAAGCAACAAGCAGGGTATAGG GAAGAAGAAGCTGAAGATACGACCTGTAACATATTTAAGTGGTTCACAATCCTCTGAATCTGATGTGCCACATGTTTATTTGTGGAGTCCATACCTCGTTCCTAAACCAAAAG ATTGGGGGCCTAAGATTGATGTTGTAGGTTATTGCTTCTTTGACCTTGCATCAAATTTTGAACCTCCCGAATCACTTGTGAAATGGCTTGAAGCTGGGGACAAGCCTATCTATATTGGTTTTGGCAGCCTT CCTGTACAAGAGCCAGAAAAGATGACACAAATTATCATACAAGCATTGGAAACCACCAAACAGCGGGGTATCATTAACGAAGGGTGGGGTGGCCTTGGAAAGT CTGCAGAACAAAAGGACTTCATATATTTGTTGGACGACTGCCCTCATGATTGGCTTCTTCCTAAATGCAAGGCTGTG GTGCATCACGGTGGTGCAGGAACAACAGCTGCTGGTCTAAAAGCTGCG TGCCCTACTACAGTTGTTCCTTTCTTTGGTGACCAACCTTTCTGGGGGGAACGAGTACATGCCAGAGGAGTTGGCCCTCCACCCATCCCGGTTGATGAGTTCTCACTTCCAAGATTGGTGAATGCTATAAACTATATGCTTGATCCCAAG GTAAAACAGCAGGCTGTCGAGCTTGGAAAGGCTCTCGAGAATGAGGATGGGGTCGAAGGAGCAGTGAGAGCGTTCTTCAGGCAACTTTCTAGTAGGAAAATTGAGCCAGAGCCTGAACCTCAAAAGTCGAGTCTTTTGTTTATTAGAAGATGTTTTGGTTGCTCTTGA
- the LOC120085647 gene encoding sterol 3-beta-glucosyltransferase UGT80A2-like isoform X10: protein MASRRDINGGFGPQYDHQTTPPGVPGRTFSKANSLHVEISSDTLESTSFQHRLQRSKTERLRHETIFTADAAQILDNKIPIDQKFKLLHRVTTVKDDGTVEFEVQGDIESQSINVESEEIFSNVHDEHLDTSDFQYIRPMQIVILIVGTRGDVQPFIPIGKRLQGTHMWQRDLSYRFIYFLQCHGRQLVNFHIHYPESSNKQGIGKKKLKIRPVTYLSGSQSSESDVPHVYLWSPYLVPKPKDWGPKIDVVGYCFFDLASNFEPPESLVKWLEAGDKPIYIGFGSLPVQEPEKMTQIIIQALETTKQRGIINEGWGGLGKSAEQKDFIYLLDDCPHDWLLPKCKAVVHHGGAGTTAAGLKAACPTTVVPFFGDQPFWGERVHARGVGPPPIPVDEFSLPRLVNAINYMLDPKVKQQAVELGKALENEDGVEGAVRAFFRQLSSRKIEPEPEPQKSSLLFIRRCFGCS, encoded by the exons gtgTTCCAGGTCGAACATTTTCAAAAGCTAATAGTCTCCATGTGGAGATATCGTCAGACACCTTGGAATCAACCTCATTTCAGCACCGACTTCAAAGATCAAAAACTGAGAGGCTGAGACATGAAACCATATTTACTGCAGATGCAGCTCAAATATTAGATAATAAAATTCCCATTGATCAGAAG TTTAAATTGTTGCACAGAGTAACTACTGTGAAAGATGATGGGACTGTTGAGTTTGAAGTTCAGGGAGACATTGAATCTCAATCTATTAATGTTGAATCTGAAGAAATTTTCAGTAACGTTCATGATGAACACCTTGATACATCTGACTTTCAGTACATAAGGCCCATGCAAATAGTAATACTTATTGTCGGAACCCGTGGAGATGTGCAACCATTCATTCCAATTGGCAAGCGTTTGCAG GGCACACACATGTGGCAGAGGGACTTAAGCTACCGcttcatatattttttacaaTGCCATGGAC GCCAACTAGTGAATTTCCACATCCATTATCCCGAGTCAAGCAACAAGCAGGGTATAGG GAAGAAGAAGCTGAAGATACGACCTGTAACATATTTAAGTGGTTCACAATCCTCTGAATCTGATGTGCCACATGTTTATTTGTGGAGTCCATACCTCGTTCCTAAACCAAAAG ATTGGGGGCCTAAGATTGATGTTGTAGGTTATTGCTTCTTTGACCTTGCATCAAATTTTGAACCTCCCGAATCACTTGTGAAATGGCTTGAAGCTGGGGACAAGCCTATCTATATTGGTTTTGGCAGCCTT CCTGTACAAGAGCCAGAAAAGATGACACAAATTATCATACAAGCATTGGAAACCACCAAACAGCGGGGTATCATTAACGAAGGGTGGGGTGGCCTTGGAAAGT CTGCAGAACAAAAGGACTTCATATATTTGTTGGACGACTGCCCTCATGATTGGCTTCTTCCTAAATGCAAGGCTGTG GTGCATCACGGTGGTGCAGGAACAACAGCTGCTGGTCTAAAAGCTGCG TGCCCTACTACAGTTGTTCCTTTCTTTGGTGACCAACCTTTCTGGGGGGAACGAGTACATGCCAGAGGAGTTGGCCCTCCACCCATCCCGGTTGATGAGTTCTCACTTCCAAGATTGGTGAATGCTATAAACTATATGCTTGATCCCAAG GTAAAACAGCAGGCTGTCGAGCTTGGAAAGGCTCTCGAGAATGAGGATGGGGTCGAAGGAGCAGTGAGAGCGTTCTTCAGGCAACTTTCTAGTAGGAAAATTGAGCCAGAGCCTGAACCTCAAAAGTCGAGTCTTTTGTTTATTAGAAGATGTTTTGGTTGCTCTTGA
- the LOC120085647 gene encoding sterol 3-beta-glucosyltransferase UGT80A2-like isoform X6 has protein sequence MASRRDINGGFGPQYDHQTTPPGVPGRTFSKANSLHVEISSDTLESTSFQHRLQRSKTERLRHETIFTADAAQILDNKIPIDQKFKLLHRVTTVKDDGTVEFEVQGDIESQSINVESEEIFSNVHDEHLDTSDFQYIRPMQIVILIVGTRGDVQPFIPIGKRLQDYGHRVRLATHPNFKEFVLMAGLEFYPLGGDPKQLAACTYLTSFSLMYGLSFDMVRNKGFLPSGPSEILIQRNQMKEIIYSLLPACKDPDMDSGIPFEADAIIANRTAYGQLVNFHIHYPESSNKQGIGKKKLKIRPVTYLSGSQSSESDVPHVYLWSPYLVPKPKGYCFFDLASNFEPPESLVKWLEAGDKPIYIGFGSLPVQEPEKMTQIIIQALETTKQRGIINEGWGGLGKSAEQKDFIYLLDDCPHDWLLPKCKAVVHHGGAGTTAAGLKAACPTTVVPFFGDQPFWGERVHARGVGPPPIPVDEFSLPRLVNAINYMLDPKVKQQAVELGKALENEDGVEGAVRAFFRQLSSRKIEPEPEPQKSSLLFIRRCFGCS, from the exons gtgTTCCAGGTCGAACATTTTCAAAAGCTAATAGTCTCCATGTGGAGATATCGTCAGACACCTTGGAATCAACCTCATTTCAGCACCGACTTCAAAGATCAAAAACTGAGAGGCTGAGACATGAAACCATATTTACTGCAGATGCAGCTCAAATATTAGATAATAAAATTCCCATTGATCAGAAG TTTAAATTGTTGCACAGAGTAACTACTGTGAAAGATGATGGGACTGTTGAGTTTGAAGTTCAGGGAGACATTGAATCTCAATCTATTAATGTTGAATCTGAAGAAATTTTCAGTAACGTTCATGATGAACACCTTGATACATCTGACTTTCAGTACATAAGGCCCATGCAAATAGTAATACTTATTGTCGGAACCCGTGGAGATGTGCAACCATTCATTCCAATTGGCAAGCGTTTGCAG GACTATGGTCATCGTGTTAGATTAGCTACTCATCCAAATTTCAAGGAATTTGTCTTGATGGCTGGGTTGGAATTTTATCCTTTAGGAGGAGATCCTAAACAGCTTGCAGCTTGTACGTACTTGACATCATTTTCTTTGATGTATGGCCTGTCATTTG ATATGGTAAGAAATAAAGGCTTCTTGCCTTCTGGGCCTTCTGAGATACTTATTCAAAGAAATCAAATGAAGGAAATTATTTATTCCCTTCTTCCAGCTTGCAAAGATCCTGATATGGATTCTGGTATTCCCTTTGAAGCAGATGCAATCATTGCCAACCGCACGGCATATG GCCAACTAGTGAATTTCCACATCCATTATCCCGAGTCAAGCAACAAGCAGGGTATAGG GAAGAAGAAGCTGAAGATACGACCTGTAACATATTTAAGTGGTTCACAATCCTCTGAATCTGATGTGCCACATGTTTATTTGTGGAGTCCATACCTCGTTCCTAAACCAAAAG GTTATTGCTTCTTTGACCTTGCATCAAATTTTGAACCTCCCGAATCACTTGTGAAATGGCTTGAAGCTGGGGACAAGCCTATCTATATTGGTTTTGGCAGCCTT CCTGTACAAGAGCCAGAAAAGATGACACAAATTATCATACAAGCATTGGAAACCACCAAACAGCGGGGTATCATTAACGAAGGGTGGGGTGGCCTTGGAAAGT CTGCAGAACAAAAGGACTTCATATATTTGTTGGACGACTGCCCTCATGATTGGCTTCTTCCTAAATGCAAGGCTGTG GTGCATCACGGTGGTGCAGGAACAACAGCTGCTGGTCTAAAAGCTGCG TGCCCTACTACAGTTGTTCCTTTCTTTGGTGACCAACCTTTCTGGGGGGAACGAGTACATGCCAGAGGAGTTGGCCCTCCACCCATCCCGGTTGATGAGTTCTCACTTCCAAGATTGGTGAATGCTATAAACTATATGCTTGATCCCAAG GTAAAACAGCAGGCTGTCGAGCTTGGAAAGGCTCTCGAGAATGAGGATGGGGTCGAAGGAGCAGTGAGAGCGTTCTTCAGGCAACTTTCTAGTAGGAAAATTGAGCCAGAGCCTGAACCTCAAAAGTCGAGTCTTTTGTTTATTAGAAGATGTTTTGGTTGCTCTTGA
- the LOC120085647 gene encoding sterol 3-beta-glucosyltransferase UGT80A2-like isoform X3 encodes MASRRDINGGFGPQYDHQTTPPGVPGRTFSKANSLHVEISSDTLESTSFQHRLQRSKTERLRHETIFTADAAQILDNKIPIDQKFKLLHRVTTVKDDGTVEFEVQGDIESQSINVESEEIFSNVHDEHLDTSDFQYIRPMQIVILIVGTRGDVQPFIPIGKRLQDYGHRVRLATHPNFKEFVLMAGLEFYPLGGDPKQLAAYMVRNKGFLPSGPSEILIQRNQMKEIIYSLLPACKDPDMDSGIPFEADAIIANRTAYGHTHVAEGLKLPLHIFFTMPWTPTSEFPHPLSRVKQQAGYRLSYQIVDSLIWLGLRDIVNDFRKKKLKIRPVTYLSGSQSSESDVPHVYLWSPYLVPKPKDWGPKIDVVGYCFFDLASNFEPPESLVKWLEAGDKPIYIGFGSLPVQEPEKMTQIIIQALETTKQRGIINEGWGGLGKSAEQKDFIYLLDDCPHDWLLPKCKAVVHHGGAGTTAAGLKAACPTTVVPFFGDQPFWGERVHARGVGPPPIPVDEFSLPRLVNAINYMLDPKVKQQAVELGKALENEDGVEGAVRAFFRQLSSRKIEPEPEPQKSSLLFIRRCFGCS; translated from the exons gtgTTCCAGGTCGAACATTTTCAAAAGCTAATAGTCTCCATGTGGAGATATCGTCAGACACCTTGGAATCAACCTCATTTCAGCACCGACTTCAAAGATCAAAAACTGAGAGGCTGAGACATGAAACCATATTTACTGCAGATGCAGCTCAAATATTAGATAATAAAATTCCCATTGATCAGAAG TTTAAATTGTTGCACAGAGTAACTACTGTGAAAGATGATGGGACTGTTGAGTTTGAAGTTCAGGGAGACATTGAATCTCAATCTATTAATGTTGAATCTGAAGAAATTTTCAGTAACGTTCATGATGAACACCTTGATACATCTGACTTTCAGTACATAAGGCCCATGCAAATAGTAATACTTATTGTCGGAACCCGTGGAGATGTGCAACCATTCATTCCAATTGGCAAGCGTTTGCAG GACTATGGTCATCGTGTTAGATTAGCTACTCATCCAAATTTCAAGGAATTTGTCTTGATGGCTGGGTTGGAATTTTATCCTTTAGGAGGAGATCCTAAACAGCTTGCAGCTT ATATGGTAAGAAATAAAGGCTTCTTGCCTTCTGGGCCTTCTGAGATACTTATTCAAAGAAATCAAATGAAGGAAATTATTTATTCCCTTCTTCCAGCTTGCAAAGATCCTGATATGGATTCTGGTATTCCCTTTGAAGCAGATGCAATCATTGCCAACCGCACGGCATATG GGCACACACATGTGGCAGAGGGACTTAAGCTACCGcttcatatattttttacaaTGCCATGGAC GCCAACTAGTGAATTTCCACATCCATTATCCCGAGTCAAGCAACAAGCAGGGTATAGG CTTTCATATCAAATCGTTGATTCCTTGATTTGGCTTGGACTGCGAGACATTGTTAATGATTTTAGGAAGAAGAAGCTGAAGATACGACCTGTAACATATTTAAGTGGTTCACAATCCTCTGAATCTGATGTGCCACATGTTTATTTGTGGAGTCCATACCTCGTTCCTAAACCAAAAG ATTGGGGGCCTAAGATTGATGTTGTAGGTTATTGCTTCTTTGACCTTGCATCAAATTTTGAACCTCCCGAATCACTTGTGAAATGGCTTGAAGCTGGGGACAAGCCTATCTATATTGGTTTTGGCAGCCTT CCTGTACAAGAGCCAGAAAAGATGACACAAATTATCATACAAGCATTGGAAACCACCAAACAGCGGGGTATCATTAACGAAGGGTGGGGTGGCCTTGGAAAGT CTGCAGAACAAAAGGACTTCATATATTTGTTGGACGACTGCCCTCATGATTGGCTTCTTCCTAAATGCAAGGCTGTG GTGCATCACGGTGGTGCAGGAACAACAGCTGCTGGTCTAAAAGCTGCG TGCCCTACTACAGTTGTTCCTTTCTTTGGTGACCAACCTTTCTGGGGGGAACGAGTACATGCCAGAGGAGTTGGCCCTCCACCCATCCCGGTTGATGAGTTCTCACTTCCAAGATTGGTGAATGCTATAAACTATATGCTTGATCCCAAG GTAAAACAGCAGGCTGTCGAGCTTGGAAAGGCTCTCGAGAATGAGGATGGGGTCGAAGGAGCAGTGAGAGCGTTCTTCAGGCAACTTTCTAGTAGGAAAATTGAGCCAGAGCCTGAACCTCAAAAGTCGAGTCTTTTGTTTATTAGAAGATGTTTTGGTTGCTCTTGA